GAGTTCATATAACAAAATTTAAAAGACAATTGCTTGTCGCACTAAAAAAAAGAAAAAAAGAAAGAAGATTAGTATATAGCAGGGATTTTAACTCCCATTTTAGCTCTTCTTTCACGTTCTGCAGTGTTTTTGTCTTTTTTACCTTTAGCTAATTTTTCAAGTAAAGGAAGACCTGGTTTTACATCGTCCATTGGTTTGGTTTCGATTAAACCAGCGTCAACAGCAGCTTTGAATATGGAGTCACCATCATCAGTTCTGGTTAAAACAGTAGACCATCCATCAGGAGATCCTACAGAACCAGTTGATACGTCAGCCCATTCAGCTACGTAATCTTGACAGATGTTACATCCAGCTTGTTCGTAACCGTGAGTTTCTTTGATAGCTAAACCACTGTCTTCACCATCTTTGGTTAACCAGAATTTACCTTTACCGATGTCCATTTTACTAGCATCTTGTAAGCTGTCAAATCCTAATTTTGCGGTAGCAAAGGTATCAAGAGAAGCCATAGGGAAGTTTTCCATACAGTAGATACCGATGATTAATTTGATTTTGTCAACGACAAATCTAGTGAATGGATAAGCTTGTGCTTTTCTTAAACCTTGGGTTTGACATGGAGTTGAGACTACACCAACTTTTTCTAAACCGTATTGACGGGTTGCTTCTTTTAATGCAGATAAGGTTGGGGACATTGAGTATTTTGTACCTGCTGCAGCGATAACTTCGTCAGAGGAAGTTACTACAGTAGGGATAGGTCTCCAATCTTCATCAGGAGTTCCAGCAACAACTGCACCTTCAATGATTCCTTCATCGAGTGCGTAACAGAGTAATGCTGAAACGATTCCTCCGTCTTGTGATACATCTAAGATTTTTTTATCAGTAGATCTTGCAGATAATGCTTCTTTATAAGTACCTAATGGCATGTTCAATCCTCCTATAATCCAGTTTCCTCTTTAATTCTTTTTATAGGTAACCATGCTCTTGGACACATTGCATAACAAGATCCACATTTAATACATCTATCTCTGTCACAGCTAGGTCTACCTTCAGAAAAGCCCATAGCTCTTGTAGGACAAGCTAGAGCACAAGTTCCACATCCAGTACATAATCCGTTACGGATTACATTAGTTAATACGTCACAGCCACATCCAGTGTTGCAAGCAGCTTTATCGATTGCAGGTTGTAAGTATTCCATGTCTCCGTTACATAATGCTACAACAACTTTTGCAATCATTTCAGGA
The nucleotide sequence above comes from Methanobrevibacter sp.. Encoded proteins:
- the frhB gene encoding coenzyme F420 hydrogenase subunit beta, which translates into the protein MPLGTYKEALSARSTDKKILDVSQDGGIVSALLCYALDEGIIEGAVVAGTPDEDWRPIPTVVTSSDEVIAAAGTKYSMSPTLSALKEATRQYGLEKVGVVSTPCQTQGLRKAQAYPFTRFVVDKIKLIIGIYCMENFPMASLDTFATAKLGFDSLQDASKMDIGKGKFWLTKDGEDSGLAIKETHGYEQAGCNICQDYVAEWADVSTGSVGSPDGWSTVLTRTDDGDSIFKAAVDAGLIETKPMDDVKPGLPLLEKLAKGKKDKNTAERERRAKMGVKIPAIY